From Kaistella polysaccharea:
CTATTTTCAGTGAAAGGAAGTACTATAGTTTATGTTAAAGTTTCTAATAAAGGTGGTTGCTATTCGGTGGCAACTTTAAATTTAAACATCAATTTCAAACCGGTTATCGTATTAAAATCAAAAATGATTGAACCGTTAAAAAAATGTGATTTCAATCAAGATGCTAACGAATCATTTAATTTAGATGAGGCGATAACGCAATTGTTTATTCCCGCAGACAATACTTATTCATTGAGTCAATTAACAGTTACCTATTATAAATTAAAAGCTGACGCAGAAAGCGGAAATCCAGCAAAAAAACTCCCATCAACATACCTAACAAGCGCAACTGGATTAACTACGGTTTGGGCAAGATTTACGTCGATTACAGAATCGTGTTATTCTGTAGCTCCCATCGATTTACTGACTGCTATTCCACCAAAAGCAAAAGTGAGTGCAGAAATTGCGGTATGTGACAATAATCTGGATGGTGTTTTTGAGGTAGATTTAACTCAGGATTACACTATTTATATAAACGATGTAAAGAATTTTACTTTTACCTTTCATAAAACTCAGGCAGAAGCAAAAGATTTAAACAGCATACCAATTGCAAATCCTCAGTCATTTACCTTTCCAGCCTCGCTGACCGGAATTTGGGTTCGCGTGGAAAACGCACCTGGCTGCTTTGATACACTTCCTGTAAAATTTAAATACGGCAATAAAGCAGTAGTGAATAAAGGTCCATTTACAATTACAAACATCTGTGATGCTGGCAATGATGGAACAGAAACAATAGATCTAACTCAGCTTGAAAAGAATATTTTTAGCGGTGTTGCAACTTTTGAATATTATGAAACCTTGGCTGATTTAAATAATGGAAAACCAATTTCCTCACCGGCAAGCTATATTTATACTGAAACTTCTACGCCGAAAAAAGTATTTGTTAAAGTGAGTACGACTGGTTTATGTCCTGAAAAGGTAGAAATTAATATTAGTCTAAAGAAAACCCCGATGTTTAAAATTCAAGATCAATATTTCTGTCTCGCAGAACCAGCAAATATTAAACCTGATTATTCCGGTCATAATATTATGAAGTACGAATGGATCGATCCTAGTGGTCAGGTTGTTTCGACAACTGCTGACCTTTTAAATGTTAAAACAGCTGGTCTCTACAAGATCAATGTAACCGCTGCCAACGGTTGTACATTCTCTACTGAATTTAATGTTAAACCCTACATCGTTCCGGTAATTACCAGTGTGATACTAAATGGTAAAATTTTTACGGTAACTGCAACAGGTGACAAGCCAATTCTGTATTCCAGCGATGGAATTAATTTTCAACCCAGCAATACATTTAACGCTGATAATTTACCATTCGGTGTAAATACTTTTTATGTGAAATTCCAAGGTTCTGAATGTATTGGAGATCCCAAAAGCGGTCTGAAACTGCAAAATGCATTTACTCCGAATTCTGATGGTATTAATGACACCTGGATCATCGACGGACTTACTCTCTTTAAAGGTGAAAAATTGAATCTAAAAGTTTACAACAGGTATCAGGAAAAAATTTATGAAGAGGAAAGTTCTACGCGTCTGGAATGGGACGGTAAAACGCTATCGCGTGTTGTCGCTACAGATTCTTATTGGTACGTTCTCACGTTGCCAGATGGGACAGTCTACACCGGTTGGGTATTGCTAAAAAATAGAAATTAGACCTGTATTTCTTCTCGTTCCTTTTAATTTTTAGCATGTAATTCTCAGAAAGAAATTTCAGTTCAATATCTTTGCAAAATGATAGTATACGATATTGTAATAATTGGTGGCGGACCAATTGGTTTAAATTGTGCGTTGCAGGCCGAAAAAGCTGGTCTTTCTTATCTAATTATTGAAAAAGGCACCATCGTAAATTCACTCTACAATTACCCTTTATACATGACCTTTTTTTCAACCGCAGATAAATTGGAAATTGCCAATATTCCTTTTATTTCTACGGCACCAAAACCCGGCAGGAGAGATGCGTTGGAGTATTACCAGGGAATTGCGCGACAACGGAATATCAATATCAATTTGTACGAAGAGGTTTTAAAAATCAGGCAAGCGGAAAGCTTTCTGATTGAAACCAATAAAGATAAATATCACGCAAAAAATGTAATTATTGCGACCGGATTTTATGATATTCCAAATAAAATGGAGGTAAAAGGCGAAGATCTGCCGAAAGTAAAACATTATTACTCTGAACCTTATCCTTATGCGAATCAAAAAATTGCGGTCATTGGTTCCAGTAATTCTGCCGTTGACGCCGCTTTAGAAACCTACAGAAAAGGAGCAGAAGTTACCATGATTGTGAGACATTCTGAAATTTCTAAAAGTGTAAAATATTGGGTAAAACCGGATATTATCAACCGAATTAACGAAGGAAGTATTACTGCTCATTTCAATGCAGAAGTTGTCGAAATCACGCCCGGAACTATTCTATTTAAAGATGAAAATCAAGAATTACATGAAATTGAAAACGATTTTGTTTTAGCAATGACAGGTTATCTGCCCAATTTTGAATTTCTAAAAAATTCGGGAATCGAACTTCAGGGAGAATGTCTAAAACCTTTGTATAACGAAGCTATAATGGAATCTAATGTTCCAGGATTATACCTTGCTGGTGTTGTTTGTGGTGGCAAAGACACGCATCTGTGGTTTATAGAAAACTCAAGAATTCATGCCGAAATAATTGTGAATCATATTTTAAATAAGAATTAAAACATCATTTTCAGATTATCGCATCATCAGTTGATCACCATGCAGCACCAACCGCGTTTCTAAATTATTGGTAAATAATCCGCCTGTTCCTAAACCCTGCGGAATTTTCGGCTTTTTTGTAAAAGTGTATTGTGCGATAGCATTCAGACCTACATTACTTTCTAATGCCGACGTAATCCACCATCCAATTCCTAAACTTTCTGCGAATGAAATCCATTCATCCGTACCTGAAAAACCGCCAACTAAAGAAGGTTTCAAAATAATGTATTGCGGTTTGATCTGGTTTAAAAGATCCTTTTTATCATCGAAATTAAGAACTCCAATCAACTCTTCATCCAACGCGATCGGTATTGGCGTATTTCTGCAAAGTTCAGCCATTTCCGAATGCTGCCCTGCTTTGATCGGTTGTTCGATGGAATGAACGTCCAAATCTGAAAGTGCTCTCAAAACGGTTTTCGCTTCTTCAAAAGTAAAACCACCGTTGGCGTCAACTCTTAATTCCAGTTCATCTTTCGAAAATTTGTTACGCAATTCCTTAATAATTTCTTTTTCTGATTTCCAGTCAACGCCGATTTTCAGTTTGATGCAGTTGAAACCTTCCTTAAGTTTTTCCTCAATTTGCTGTTTCATAAAATCTGCGTCTCCCATCCAAATCAAACCATTGATTTTTATGGAATCATATCCTTCAGAAAAATCACTCGGAAAATAAATATCTTCTCCATTTTTCAAATTGAGCATCGCCTGCTCATACCCAAACCAAATCGATGGAAAATGTAAAAGTTCTTTTCGCAGGACTTTCTTATTTTCATTAATGTTTTCACACAGCCATTGTAGCATTTCCTCATATTCAGGAATATCTTCATAGCTGAGTCCGCGAAAAATTCCACATTCCCCAATTCCTTTTTTATCGTCTTCGCTAATTTCCAGGAAAAAAGTCTCTTTCGTAGTAAGCACACCGCGAGACGTTCCGCTGGCTTGCTTGAAATTTAATGAATAGGGTTTAAATGTAGCTGTTTTCATAAAAAAAGTCAGAGCACGCTCTGACCAAGTTAGGTTGTGATATTTTTAGTTTTCGGCCGCAGCGCTCATAAATTCTTCCGCTTTTTCTACCATTTCGTAGCTTCCACAGAAGAAAGGAACGCGCTGGTGCAATTCCGTTGGTTCAATTTCCATAATTCTTTCGAAACCATTCGTGCATTTTCCGCCCGCCTGTTCTGCGATAAAAGCCATCGGATTACATTCGTACAACAGACGAAGTTTTCCATTCGGAGACTGCGAGGTGGAAGGATAAATATAAATGCCGCCTTTGATCATATTCCGGTGGAAATCCGAAACCAAACTTCCGATATATCTTGAAGTATACGGACGTTCTTCCTCTTCGCGCTGGCAATATTTGATGTAATTTTTCACGCCTTGTGGAAATTTAATATAATTTCCTTCATTTATAGAGTAAATTTTTCCGGTGCGGGAAAACGTCATGTTTGGGTGGGAAAGATAATATGTTCCTAAACTTGGATCGAGTGTAAAACCATTTACGCCGTTTCCTGTTGTGAAAACGATCATTGTTGATGATCCGTAAACTACATATCCAGCCGCAATTTGATTCACTCCTTTTTGTAAGAAATCTTCCAAAACAACAGGTGTTCCTGGTTCAGAAACCCTTCTGTAAATAGAAAAAATAGTTCCTACAGAAACATTTACATCAATATTTGAAGAACCATCCAAAGGATCAATCAATACTACATATTTGCTTAAGTGCGCATTATGACTTTCTGGAATGGTAATGAAATCATCGTTTTCTTCTGAAGCAATACCGCAAACGACTTCTCTTTGAGAAAGCGCTTCGATAAAAATTTCATTGGCCAAAACATCCAGTTTCTGTTGTTCTTCACCTTGAATATTATCATTTCCTGCTTTACCGATAATATTGGCAATTCCAGCTTTATTTACCTGGCGATTCACCATTTTAGAGGCCAAACGAATTGCACTTAGCAGGCGAGAAAGTTCCCCCGTAGAGTACATGAAATCTTCTTGTTTATCGATGATAAATTCACCAAGAGTTTGGAACGACTGATCTGACATTTTTTTGCTTTTTGGGTTTTCACAAATTTCGGAAAATTCTTTCGATATTGCAGTATAAGTTTTGCCAAATTACCTGCAAAATCCTTTAATAAAATAAGTTTTAATCATAAAAAGAGATGCTAATTTGACCGTTTTTTTTATTCGCGTGAAATTGATAATTTTGACTGCTGATTTCTGCGGGTTTCAGTTTGTTTAAAATTAATGGTAACCAATTGAAATCGAAGTGTTTGGATGAAAGTGTTTAAGTTTGGTGGCGCATCGGTAAAAGATGCAGAAGGAATAAAAAATGTAGCAGTCGTCCTCGAAACTCAGGGATTCGACGGATGTCTTGTGGTAGTTTCAGCAATGGGAAAGACCACAAATGCTTTGGAGAAAGTAGTAGAGACTTATTTTGAAAAGCAAGATTTTCAAATCAAACTTGAAGAAATAAAGCAACATCATCTTAATATCGCAAAAGAGCTTTTCACGCCTGATCATTCTGTTTTTAAAAGAATCAGTGATTTTTTTGAAGAAGCCAACTCCTTCTTGCAAAGAAATAAATCGCCTCATTATAATTTTGTTTACGATCAGGTCGTAAGTTCGGGAGAAATGGTGTCCTCTATTATTTTGAGTAATTATCTGCAAGAAATTGGTTTTAATAATTCTTGGTGCGATGCGCGGGAATATCTTAAAACAGACACTAATTATCGGGAAGCGAATATCAATTGGGAAGAAACTGAAAAACGGATAAGTAGTCTCAATCCTAATCAATGTTACGTCACTCAGGGTTTTATCGGCTCGGATGAAAATAGTTTTACCGTGACTTTGGGTCGCGAAGGATCTGATTATTCGGCGGCAATTTTTGCCTATTGCCTTAATGCGGAGGCCATGACGATTTGGAAAGACGTGCCTGGCGTAATGACCGGAGATCCAAGAAAATTTCAAAATGTGTCACTTCTTGAAAATATTTCTTACGAAGAAGCTATTGAGATGGCTTATTACGGCGCCTCGGTTATTCACCCGAAAACCTTGCAGCCATTGAAGCAGAAAAATATTCCTTTTTTCGTGAAATCATTTTTAGAACCCACAAAAAAAGGCACGAAAGTCGGCTCAAATTTGGAGAAAAATCACCAGGAATCTTTTATTTTAAAAGAAAATCAGCATTTACTGCGAATTGCCACCCGTGATTTTTCCTTCATCGCTGAGGAACATTTAAGCCTAATATTTTCCTTACTCGCAAAGCATAAAATAAAAATTTCGCTGATGCAGAATTCGGCAATTTCCCTGGATCTTTGCGTGGAAGATATGTATGGTTTGATCGATCATCTCCTGACAGATCTTACAACAGGTTTCAAAACTGAGCTGATTCGCAACGTGTCACTTTATACGATTCGAAATGCTAAATTGGAGGAATCAACTAAATTTTACCAGAACAAAAATGTATTGCTGGAGCAGGTTTCCCAGAAAATAATACAGGTTGTCATTAATTAATTGCCTATGAGCCTTATTTCTAAAAATGATCTGATAAAAGCTTCAGGTCTTAGCAAACTGGGGATTTTGAGCAGTCCGGCAGCGTCGATGGTGATGCGACTTACCAGAATTAATGAAGTCAATAAGATGTATGACGTTCTGAAAGATAAAAAAGGAAAAGATTTTTTCGATTCTTTTGTGCGTTATCGGGATTTGAAATACATTGTTTTCGAAGAAGATTTGGCTCGCATTCCCAAAAGTGGGCCTTTTATTTTAGTTTCCAATCATCCATTAGGTGGAATCGATGGAATTTTGATGACTAAAATTTTAAGTGAGATTCGTCCTGATTTCAAAATAATGGGCAATTTCCTCCTCGAGAAAATCGAACCGATGAAACCGTACGTTATTTCGGTAAATCCCTTTGAAAACAGAAAAGAGCTGAGAAACAGTTCCACGGGAATGCGGGAAACGTTGAAACATTTGGAAAATGGAGGTTGTATAGGGATTTTTCCGGCGGGCGAAGTGTCCAACAAGAATAATAAATTCAATGAAATCCGCGATAAAAAATGGGAGCTTCCATCCTTAAAATTAATTAAGATCGCGAAAGTTCCTGTAGTTCCCATGTATTTTCATGCGAAAAACAGCCGCCTCTTTTATCAGGTTGCGAAACTTCATCCAGATTTGCAGACGCTTTTACTTCCGTCTGAAATGATGAATAAACGGGAAAAACCAATTCGGATACGTTTTGGAAAACCGGTTTCTGTAAAAATGCTTTTAGATCATGATTCTGTGGAAGAAATGGGCGAGTTTCTTCAAAAGAAAATCTACATGCTGAAATCCTATTACGAAAAACGGAAATCACTGGCAGAACGGCTTAATATTCCTAATCTTAAACTAAACTTTCCCATCCAGAAAGAAGGAAATATCGTGCAGAATATTATCGATGAAACTCCGCGCGAGGATATTTTAAAAGAAATTGAGACGCTTCAAAAAGCAGATAAAATGCTTTTTCGAAATGGCAATTATGAAATATTTTTTGCACAATATGCTGATATTCCCTCTATAATGCGGGAAATTGGACGACAGCGAGAACTTACTTTTCGTAAAATAGGCGAGGGCAGCAATCTCCCTTTCGATCTTGATGAATATGATGAGCATTATCACCATCTTTTTCTTTGGGACAGTGCGGGCGGAAAATTAGTTGGTGCATACCGCATGGCTTTGGGTGCCGAAGTCATGAAAAAACACGGTTTGGACGGTTTTTATACCAGTTCACTTTTTGAATTTGATCCTGAACTTCAACCCTTTTTCCGAAAAGTAATTGAAATGGGCCGCGCCTATATCTCTACGGAATATCAGCAAAAGCCTTTACCACTTTTTCTTTTGTGGCGTGGAATTGTACATGTGTGCTTGCGGAATCCGGATCATAAATTCCTCATGGGTGGCGTAAGTATTTCCGATAAATTTTCGGAATTTTCAAAATCGCTGATGATTGAATTTATGCGTTCAAACTATTATGATTCTGCCGTAGCACAATATATTCACCCGAAACATGAATTTAAAGTTCATTTAAAAGAGCGCGACAAACACCTCTTTTTTGATGAGGTTGAATCTGACCTAAATAAATTGGATAAAATCATTGATGATCTGGAGCCGGAAATGCGTCTGCCCGTCCTCATTAAGAAATACATCAAGCAAAATGCGAAAGTGATTTCCTTTAATGTAGATCCGAGTTTCAATGATGCGATCGATGGTTTAATGTACATTCGAATCAGTGAATTGCCAGACAGTACGATAAAGCCTGTGCTGGAAGAAATGAGTGAACAAATCCGCCGGGAAGAAAATAATGTTCCTGATAATCAATAATCTCAGCCTTTAAGAGAAAAATATAGGAAAATCATTTGTGTAGTAAGTATAAAGTTGCTATTTTTGCACCACTCAATTAACGAAAGGTCTCTTAGCTCAGTTGGTAGAGCAATGGATTGAAAATCCATGTGTCCCTGGTTCGATTCCTGGAGAGACCACTTTTTTTAAAAGATAAAACGTACAGTTTCAATACTTTACGTTTTTTTTTGTCTTTTTTTTATTATAAACTTCCACATAACTCCCACAATTAGTTTAAAATTTTTATTCAAAGGTTGTAATTTATTCATATTAGCTAAAATGATAATATTAATAACTATTGATAAATGATATTGCCACCTAATCGGTAAGTTTTTCCCCCATAATTTTTTTTTATTACTAGTCCCCTATATTAAATAAGTCAAATGATAATTTTTAATCTGGAATAATTTACAATATAAATGTGCTATCTATAGTATGTTGTAAAGCCCTGATATTAAAGTTATTTTTGAATATAAAGAATAATGAGTTGCGAACAAAATCACGTATTTCAATAAAATTTGGCGAAAAAGTTAGAGAAATTCGTCTTTCAAGAAATCTTTCTCAAGAGAAACTGGCTCACATGGCAGATGTACATCGAACGTACATCGGAATGGTTGAACGTGCAGAAAAAAATATAACTCTGGTTAATATTGAGAAAATTGCTAACGCATTAAATTTAGAAATAAAAGAATTATTTTAAATGGCAAAAATACAGGAACTATTAGAGGGTAAAGGTGACCTTATAGATTATAAGCAGATATTAATAGACAATCCATGGATTGCCAAAAAAAATCAAAAATGTATTTTAAGTCCAGATAGTGATGGATTATTATGTGGTCTTTTTATGTCTCATTATTTAAATTGGGAAATTGTAGGTTTCTACGATGGTAAAGTTTGTGTTCTAAAGGATGGAATATCTGCTTACGATGATGATGTTTGCTTCTTAGATATTGAAATATATAGACAAGGTATTAAGAGTATGGGACATCATATGCTTTCAATTTATAATTCTGCAAAACCATCTGATTGGAATGAAAA
This genomic window contains:
- a CDS encoding lysophospholipid acyltransferase family protein, which translates into the protein MSLISKNDLIKASGLSKLGILSSPAASMVMRLTRINEVNKMYDVLKDKKGKDFFDSFVRYRDLKYIVFEEDLARIPKSGPFILVSNHPLGGIDGILMTKILSEIRPDFKIMGNFLLEKIEPMKPYVISVNPFENRKELRNSSTGMRETLKHLENGGCIGIFPAGEVSNKNNKFNEIRDKKWELPSLKLIKIAKVPVVPMYFHAKNSRLFYQVAKLHPDLQTLLLPSEMMNKREKPIRIRFGKPVSVKMLLDHDSVEEMGEFLQKKIYMLKSYYEKRKSLAERLNIPNLKLNFPIQKEGNIVQNIIDETPREDILKEIETLQKADKMLFRNGNYEIFFAQYADIPSIMREIGRQRELTFRKIGEGSNLPFDLDEYDEHYHHLFLWDSAGGKLVGAYRMALGAEVMKKHGLDGFYTSSLFEFDPELQPFFRKVIEMGRAYISTEYQQKPLPLFLLWRGIVHVCLRNPDHKFLMGGVSISDKFSEFSKSLMIEFMRSNYYDSAVAQYIHPKHEFKVHLKERDKHLFFDEVESDLNKLDKIIDDLEPEMRLPVLIKKYIKQNAKVISFNVDPSFNDAIDGLMYIRISELPDSTIKPVLEEMSEQIRREENNVPDNQ
- the menC gene encoding o-succinylbenzoate synthase, whose translation is MKTATFKPYSLNFKQASGTSRGVLTTKETFFLEISEDDKKGIGECGIFRGLSYEDIPEYEEMLQWLCENINENKKVLRKELLHFPSIWFGYEQAMLNLKNGEDIYFPSDFSEGYDSIKINGLIWMGDADFMKQQIEEKLKEGFNCIKLKIGVDWKSEKEIIKELRNKFSKDELELRVDANGGFTFEEAKTVLRALSDLDVHSIEQPIKAGQHSEMAELCRNTPIPIALDEELIGVLNFDDKKDLLNQIKPQYIILKPSLVGGFSGTDEWISFAESLGIGWWITSALESNVGLNAIAQYTFTKKPKIPQGLGTGGLFTNNLETRLVLHGDQLMMR
- the fbp gene encoding class 1 fructose-bisphosphatase gives rise to the protein MSDQSFQTLGEFIIDKQEDFMYSTGELSRLLSAIRLASKMVNRQVNKAGIANIIGKAGNDNIQGEEQQKLDVLANEIFIEALSQREVVCGIASEENDDFITIPESHNAHLSKYVVLIDPLDGSSNIDVNVSVGTIFSIYRRVSEPGTPVVLEDFLQKGVNQIAAGYVVYGSSTMIVFTTGNGVNGFTLDPSLGTYYLSHPNMTFSRTGKIYSINEGNYIKFPQGVKNYIKYCQREEEERPYTSRYIGSLVSDFHRNMIKGGIYIYPSTSQSPNGKLRLLYECNPMAFIAEQAGGKCTNGFERIMEIEPTELHQRVPFFCGSYEMVEKAEEFMSAAAEN
- a CDS encoding helix-turn-helix domain-containing protein — its product is MNIKNNELRTKSRISIKFGEKVREIRLSRNLSQEKLAHMADVHRTYIGMVERAEKNITLVNIEKIANALNLEIKELF
- a CDS encoding aspartate kinase, coding for MKVFKFGGASVKDAEGIKNVAVVLETQGFDGCLVVVSAMGKTTNALEKVVETYFEKQDFQIKLEEIKQHHLNIAKELFTPDHSVFKRISDFFEEANSFLQRNKSPHYNFVYDQVVSSGEMVSSIILSNYLQEIGFNNSWCDAREYLKTDTNYREANINWEETEKRISSLNPNQCYVTQGFIGSDENSFTVTLGREGSDYSAAIFAYCLNAEAMTIWKDVPGVMTGDPRKFQNVSLLENISYEEAIEMAYYGASVIHPKTLQPLKQKNIPFFVKSFLEPTKKGTKVGSNLEKNHQESFILKENQHLLRIATRDFSFIAEEHLSLIFSLLAKHKIKISLMQNSAISLDLCVEDMYGLIDHLLTDLTTGFKTELIRNVSLYTIRNAKLEESTKFYQNKNVLLEQVSQKIIQVVIN
- a CDS encoding YpdA family putative bacillithiol disulfide reductase; the protein is MIVYDIVIIGGGPIGLNCALQAEKAGLSYLIIEKGTIVNSLYNYPLYMTFFSTADKLEIANIPFISTAPKPGRRDALEYYQGIARQRNININLYEEVLKIRQAESFLIETNKDKYHAKNVIIATGFYDIPNKMEVKGEDLPKVKHYYSEPYPYANQKIAVIGSSNSAVDAALETYRKGAEVTMIVRHSEISKSVKYWVKPDIINRINEGSITAHFNAEVVEITPGTILFKDENQELHEIENDFVLAMTGYLPNFEFLKNSGIELQGECLKPLYNEAIMESNVPGLYLAGVVCGGKDTHLWFIENSRIHAEIIVNHILNKN